The Breoghania sp. L-A4 sequence TCCCAACGGCCCGTGCTTCTCCAAGGACGGGCATCTGTATCTGGCCGAACAGAACCGCGTGCTGTGGTTCCCGGCCGCGGAATTCTTCTATGAAAGCCCGGATGTGGCGGCCTTCGAGGTGGTCAAGCAGGGCGAGCTGATCCCGCCGGAGGAAGAGAGCTACAACCACACGGCCCGCGTGTGCGACGTCGGCCCCGACGGCAAGCTGTACATCTCGCTCGGCCAGCCCTTCAACGTGCCCGCGCCGGAGAAGTCGGAAATCTATACCAAATGGGGCATCGGCGGGATCATCCGCCTCAACACTGACGGCACCGGCCGCGAGGTCTTCGCCACCGGCATCCGCAACTCGGTCGGCCAGGATTTCGATCCCGACACGGGCGATTTGTGGTTCACCGACAATCAGGTCGACGGCATGGGCGACGACATCCCTCCGGGTGAAATCAATCATGCCACCGCCGCGGGCCAGAATTTCGGCTTCCCGTGGTACGGCGGCGGCCACGTGCGCACCGAGGAATACAAGAACGACGAACCGCCGTCCGACGTGGTGTTTCCGGCCGTGGAAATGGTCGCGCATGCGGCCGATCTCGGCATGACCTTCTACTCGGGCAACATGTTCCCGGCCGAATACAAGGGCGCGATCTTTTCCGCGCAGCACGGCTCGTGGAACCGCGTCACGCCGGTCGGCGCGCGGGTGATGGTCACGACCATCGACGCGGAAGGCCAGGCGACCGCAAAGCCGTTTGCGGAAGGCTGGATCGACGAGAACGGCGAATATCTCGGCCGGCCGGTGGACGTGGCGCAATTGCGTGACGGCTCCCTGCTGGTCTCCGACGATCTTGTCGGCGCCATCTACCGGATCTCCTACTCGGCGCAATAGATCCGGGATCCTTGCGGCGACGTTCGCGTGACGAACGCAACGTGACAAAACAGACCCGCCGCCGGAATTTCCAGTTCCGGCGGCGGGTTCGATATGTCTGAATACAGCCGATGTAACAAAGGCATCCCGCCACAGAGGATGCGAGAAACAGTTCGGAGACGCTCATGAGCCGCCTGCCCGCGTACCGCGCCACCATCCGCCCCCTCACTCTCCGCGGGACGCTTTGCGTCCTTGCCGCGGCGCTTGCAGCGACGCCCGCGTTCGCCGCAGGCGATCTGGAGGCGGGGCGCAAGAAGGCCCGCATGTGCCAGGTCTGTCACGGGCTCGACGGCATCGGAAAGAACCCCGACGTGCCGAACCTCGCCGGGGAGAGCCCGCAGTACATCACCCGCCAGCTCAAGGCCTTCCGCTCCGGCGAGCGGACCCACGCGCAGATGTCGATCATCGCCAAGGGTCTGTCGGACGAGGACATCGCCAATGTCGCGACCTATTATTCGAAGATCAAGGTCGAGGTGACGCTGCCGTGATACAGATCCGGTTTTCATGAAATCGGAGATCCGCGGTCAGCGGCCGCGGTGCCGCATCCCGTGGTTGTCATCCCGGCCGAAGCGCAGCGCAGAGCCGGGATCCAGACCGTGACGTCGCAGCCCGCACCCGAGTGGACAGGAAACGGCATGGATCCTCGCTTTCGCGAGGATGACGGTGGAGGAGCCGCGCGGTCCTGCGTCGCCCTCAATCCGCCATGGTCTCGATCGAGGCGAAACTTTCCGGCGCGCCCTCTTCCTCATGAAAGGCGGTTTCCACCTCGACGATGGTGTCGGGATAGAAGCCGTTGAAATGGGTGCGCAGCGCCAGTGAGTAGGCGCCGATGTGGCCGATCTCGATCCAGTCGCCCGTATCCACGGTCTCCGGCAGCCAGAACGGCCGCGACAGGATATCGACGCTGTCGCAGGTGGCGCCGCAGACCTTGAACGGCACGATTTTCGACGGATCGCCGTTGCGCCGCCGCCGCGCGGGGTCGGGAATGTGGCGCGCCGGAAGCGTGATCTTGCCGGTCCAGCTGTCCGACAGCGACGACCAGATGCCGTCGTTGATGTAGAGACGACGGCCCTTCTTCAGCAGCACGCGCACCACCAGCGAGATCGAACGGGCGCAGATCGCGCGTCCCGGCTCGGCCACCAGCGGCAGGCCGTCAAAGCCCCATTCGACGATGTCGCTTTTCAACGTGCGCAGAATTGCCGCGGTCGACGGCGTGGGCGGCGCCTTGCGGCGCGGATCGTGACCGTATTCGGCCGGAAATCCACCACCGAGATCGAGCCCGGCAAGCTCCACCCCTGCCCGGCCGCGCACCCAGTCGGCAGACGCCAGCGCGCGCTCGTAGGTCTCGGCCTCCTCGATCTGGCTGCCGACGTGAAAGCACAGTCCGCATTTGAAGCCGATCCGGTCGATTCGCTGCAGAAGCTCGACCGCGTGCCCGGGCGCCGCGCCGAACTTGCGCGACAGCTCATAGGCCGCGTGTCCCTTGGTGGCGATGCGCACGAACAGCGTGATGTCGCCGGGATTGAGATCGAGCGCGCGCACGATGCGCAGAATCTTGGCGACTTCATCCTCGTGATCAAGCGCCAGCGTGCGGATGCCGTAGGTCTCCAGCGCCAGGCGAATGTCCGACTGCGCCTTCACCGGATGCATGTAGAGCATCTCCGCGTTTGGCGCCGCCGCACGCACGGCCGCGAATTCGGCCGGAGACGCCACATCGAAACAGGTGATGCCCGCCTCGGCCACGGTCTTGAGCACGAAGGGTTCGCCGTTGGTCTTCACCGCATAGGCGGTCTTGCCGGAAAAGCCCTCGACAAACGCCTTCGCGTCGCGGGTCAGCATCTTGGGGTGAAAGCAGTAAATCGACTGATCGGGTCGCAGGGCGAGCGCCATTGCGCGAGCGCTTTCGTATAGGTCCATCGGTCGCCTTTCACTGTTTGACCCGGAATCGGCAGTCGTCCGCAGGATGACAGCCGGGACGGCACGTCACAACCACCGCATTTCGGGAGAGGCGGGCACGTCCACAAGCGTGCCCGTTCACGTTTGAACGAAAGGTTTTTTCGCTACTCTGCGGACGTTGTTTTAGAGGGACGACATGGGATGAAGACATTTCAGCTTGTTATTGCATCGATACTCACCACGCTCACGCGAGCGCACAGGACGCCACGCCTCAGGACTCGCCGATCGGCACCGGGATCTACTGCGACGACACCGAACGCTATGCGCTTTGCACGTCGGCGAAATGCATTCCGGATCCGCGGGCACCGGATCTCAGGGCCATCTGCACATGCGAAGTCACCACGGGGCCCAATTTCGGAACAATCGCCTGCGACGCGCGCAAGCCGAGGACACTGCCCGACGGGACCGTCAAGATCAGATCCGAATATTCCTTCGGCCAGGCGGCGGTGAAACCGGTCATGGCATGCCCTTCGGGGAAGTCATGGACCGACTGTCTCGACAAGCCGTGCACGGTCGATCCGTCGGATCCGCTCAAGGCGATCTGCGCCTGCGCGATCCAGCAAACCGGCGCATTCGTAACCTATGGCGGCGGCTGCAACACCCTCACTTGCGACACGGCGTTCTGGTCGGCCGCGACGCCCGCGGCCTTCGTCCAGGGCACCACCATGCTGATCGAGGAACTCGGTCTCGCGAAAAGCCCTGTTGCGTTTTGTCCGGCGGTCGCAAGGACGCTTCAGTCGCAGCCCGGCGGCCTGCCGTCCCAATTCAGCGACTGGATCAACGCCCGTCAGTGACAGATCCTGTAGGTACAGGTCTTGCCGTGACAGCCGACGTCGAGATGCAGGTGATCCTGATGATAGGCGTCGCCATCGGGGCTGAGGACGGTGGTGAACCGGTCGCAGGCCTGCTTGCGCACCTGCGCGAGGAACTTGCGCTCATCCGCCTCGCCGTGCCATCCGGCCTTCACCGTCACCACGCGGCCGTCGCCGAGCGTGAACGCGGAAATGTCGATGGCGTTGCCGCGGCCATGCTCGGAGAGCTTGCCGTCGGGCAGGTTGTTGCGCCTGCGGCACACAAAGGACGAAGCCACCCGGAGTTGCTTCAGCGAGGTGCCGAAAATTTCACGGACCGCGGGGCGAACGACCTCGCGCACCCAGGCGGCCACCGTCTCGGCCATTTCGCAATCCAGCACGGCCTGCGGCGAGAAGGTCACCACCGAATCTTTCCCCATGTCCTTGAGCGCCACGGGCCGCGGCACCTGGCAGGACAGATCGCCCGGCTCGGGCTGATCCATCCGCTCGACACGGGCATTGATGATCCGGCAAACCGCAATCTTCTTCTGATCCGTCACGGGCGCCACCGGCGTCGTACCGGCCGGCACGGCTTTCAAGGCGGGCTTTTTCACCCCCGGCGCGCGTCCGGCAACAGAGCTGTCGGGCTTGGCGAGAGGTCTTGCCGCGCCTTTTCCGTCGGGTTTACCGGTGGGGAGCGGTCCGCCAGGCAGGGGTTTCAACACCGGCGCGGACTCCCGGGGCTCGACCGACTGCGGACCGAGCCGCTCGGCGTTCTCCTGAACAGCGGCGTCCGAAGAAGCCCCCGAGGCGCCGGATGGCTGCTCGGGCGCCTCGGGAGCCCGGTCGTTCCCGGGCTCCTTCGGGCTCTCCTGAGCCTGCGGAATTTCCGGCGTCTCTGGGGTATCAGGCGCCTGGGAGGCATCCGGGGTCCCGGGGGCGTCGGGCGTCACGGGTCCGATCGAGGCGTCGGGCGCATCCGCCTCCGCCGGAGTCTCAGGGCCCGCGGTCGGTCCATCGTCCTCGGCGGGTCTTGCCGCCGGCACCGGAGCGGGTTCCCCCGATCGAACGACCGGGCGCTTTTTCTTCGGCGCGACGCGTTGGGCCTTGGATGTCCCGGGAGATTTGCGATTGGGATCGACCTTGTCGAGAATTGCATTGCCGCCGCGCCCAAGCGCCCTCTGGACGTCCCAGGGGGACAACGGACCGGCCATGGCGTGGGGTGCGCCGGCCGCCAGAAGAAAGGCGATCAGCAGTGCGGCAAGGGCCAGGGTTGAGGCAGTCGTCGCGGTGCGGTGTGTCATGTCGTATCTGATGTTCCGGTTGCCTGGTTTCGGCGCTATCATCTTTATCTCGCTGCAGGAAACAAACGATGACACTCGAACTCTACACCGCTTATGTGCTTGCAACCCTCTTGGTTCTCGCGATTCCCGGCCCGACCATCATGCTGGTCGTCAGCTATGCGCTCTCGCACGGAAGACGCTCGGCTCTGGCGACCGTGACGGGCGTGGCCCTGGGCGACGCCACCGCCGCCTCGCTCTCGCTCCTCGGCCTCGGCGCGCTGCTTGCCACCTCGGCCATGCTGTTCTCGGCGCTCAAGTGGATCGGCGCCGCCTACCTCGTGTGGCTGGGAGTCAAACTCTGGCGGAGCAAACCGGTTCCATTGGGAACGCATGACCTTTCCGTCCGCAGCAGCCGGACGATCGTGCTGCACGCCTGGATCGTCACAGCGCTGAACCCCAAGGGGATCGCGTTTTTCATCGCCTTCCTGCCGCATTTCATCGCGCCCGGCGCGCCCATTGCGCCGCAGCTTGTGCTGATGGGTGTGACCTTCGTGGTCCTCGCCATCATCAACGCACTGGCCTACGCCTGGCTTGCCTCCGCTGTGCGCACGCAGGTGAAAAAGCCCGCCACCATGCAGATCATCAACCGGGTCGGCGGAAGCGTTCTCATCGGCGCCGGCCTCATGACCGCGATGGTGCGCCGCGCGAGCGCCTGAATTAAGGCGTTCACGCGAGATTTACGGCACCAGCACGGCGGCGCCGGACAGGCGCCCCTCACGCAGATTGGCCAGCGCCTCGTTGGCCCGCTCAAGCGGATATTCGATGACCTCGGTGCGCACGCCGGCCCGGGCCGCCAGGGGCAGAAACTCCAGCCCGTCGCGCCGCGTAAGATTGGCGACCGACCGGATCACCCGTTCCTCCCATAGATCGCGATAGGGAAACGACGGAATATCCGACATGTGAATGCCGCCGCAAACCACGGTGCCGCCCTTTTTGACCCGGCGCAGAGCCTCGGGCACCAGCGCGCCGACGGGCGCGAAAATCAGCGCCGCATCGAGCGGCTCCGGCGGCGCCTCGCCTGAATCGCCCGCCCAGGCGCATCCCATGGACCGGGCGAAGGCCTGAGCCTGCGTGTCGCCGGGACGGGTGAAGGCATGAACCGTGCGCCCCTGAAAGCGCGCCACCTGCGCCACGATATGGGCCGCGGCGCCAAAACCGTAGATGCCGATCACCGCCCCGTCCCCCGCCATCTTGAGACTGCGGTGGCCGATCAGCCCCGCGCACAAAAGCGGCGCGGCCTCAACATCGGTATAGGCATCCGGCAAAGGAAAACAGTAGCCGGCGTCCGCCAGCATATGCGAGGCATAGCCGCCGTCGACCGTATAGCCGGTGAACAGCGGTGCATCGCACAGGTTCTCGCGCTCCGACGCGCAATAGGGGCAGGCGCCGCACGTGTGGCCCAGCCAGGGCACGCCGACGCGCATGCCGCGTTTAAGATCCGTGACGCCCAGCCCGAGCGCCGCGACCCGGCCCACCACTTCGTGTCCGGGCACGATCGGCAAGGGACAGTCGGGCAACTCCCCGTCCACCACGTGCAGATCCGTGCGGCAGACACCGCAGGCCGCGATTTCAACGAGCACCTGCCCCGGGCCGGGCACCGGGACCGGCCTCTCCCGCGGCACCAGCGGTTCACAGGCCCGCTCCAGCACCATCGCCCGCATGCCCCTTTGCATCATGCCGCTCCTTGTACTCTCCGCCCCCGTCAGCATCGGCCAGCCGCGCCCGCGTGACCTTGCGCGCGATCAAACACGGCGCGCGCGCCATTCATTTGCCGGCGACACAATTTACATCAATCCCGCCACCGCTATGATGGTCCCACACGGTGCACATGCGGCAGGTGCGCCAGAGCAATCAGGAATCGCGGGCGGAAGAAGCGCAATGGCAGATACACCTGAGCCCCCCAAATCCGGTTCCGGCAATGGAGCGGATGACCTGCGCGACGAGCCGCACCACCGGCTCGCGGAAATGCGCCATGATCCGAACGCCATCCACCATCTCTTCGAGACCGGCGAATATCCCTACGCCACGAAGATGCGCCGCAAGGTCTATGAGGCGCGCAAGGAAAAGCTGCAGGTAGAACTGCTGAAGGCGCAGAGGTGGATCCAGGAATCGGGCGAGCGTGTTCTGATCCTCTTCGAAGGCCGCGATGCCGCCGGCAAGGGCGGGACCATCAAGCGTTTCATGGAGCATCTCAATCCACGCGGCGCCAACGTTGTCGCCCTGCCCAAACCCACAGAGCGCGAACGCAGTCAGTGGTACTTCCAGCGCTATGTCGAACATCTGCCGGCGGGGGCGAAATGGTGCTGTTCGATCGCTCCTGGTACAACCGCGCCGGCGTCGAGCGGGTGATGAATTTTTGCGAGCCCGGCGAGTACCTCGAATTCATGCGCCAGTGCCCGGACTTCGAGCGCATGCTGGTTCGCGACGGCATCCACCTGTTCAAATACTGGTTCTCGATCACCCAGGACGAGCAGCACCGCCGTTTCAACGCCCGCGAAACCGACCCTCTGAAACAGTGGAAACTTTCGCCGATCGATCTCGCGTCACTGAGCAAATGGGACGACTACACCGAGGCCAAGGAGGCGATGTTCTTCTACACCGACACCGCCGACGCGCCCTGGACCGTGATCAAGGCGAACGACAAGAAACGCGCCCGCCTGAACTGCATGGCGCATTTCCTCAACGCCCTTCCCTACCCCGACAAATCTGTCTCCGTCGTCGGCAAGCCCGACCCTCTGATCGTCGGCACGACGCAGCATATCATCAGCCACGACACCCATATTCTGGGCAAACGCCTGCATCCCGAACAAAAAAGCGAGGCAGCGGAGGCCTAGACTCTGGCCCCTCAGGTCATGGATCCACGACCAGAACCGGGGTCAGATCGAACGCTGGTTGACCCGCTCCGAAAGCTTTGCCGCGCTTTCCTTGCGTTCCGAATAGCGCTCGACCAGATAGTCCGAGCGGCCACGCAGCAGCAGCGTGAACTTGACCAGTTCCTCCATCACGTCGACGACGCGATCATAATAGCTGGAGGGCTTCATCCGGCCGTCCTCATCGAACTCCAGATAGGCTTTGGCAACAGACGACTGATTGGGGATCGTCACCATGCGCATCCATCGGCCGAGCACGCGAAGCTGGCTGACGGCGTTGAAGGACTGCGAGCCGCCGCAAACCTGCATCACCGCCAGCACCTTGCCCTGGGTCGGCCGCACCGCGCCGAGCGCCAGCGGAATCCAGTCGATCTGCGACTTCATGATGCCGGTCATCGCGCCGTGGCGCTCGGGCGAGCACCAGACCTGCGCCTCGGACCACATCACCAGCTCACGCAGCTCCTGAACCTTGGGATGATCGGCAGGCGCATCATCGGGCAGCGGCAGGCCCGAGGGATCGAAATGCCGCGTCTCCGCGCCGAAGCGGCGCAGCACCCGCGCCGCTTCCTCGTTCAGCAGCCGGCTGTAGGAGCGTTCGCGCAACGAACCGTGCAGCAGCAGAACGCGCGGCTTGTGGGCGATCTCCGGCGCGCTGAACAACCGGTCCTCATCGATTTCCCGGAAGCAGGCGTCGTCGATATTCGGCGTGTCGCCCATGCGCTCAGTCACGCGGGGCACCATCCACCGAGACGACCTCGCCGTCTTCCTTGACGAAACGCCCGATCGGCGCTTCCAGAATTTCCAGAACCACTTCGGACGGCCGGCACAGCCGCGTGCCCTTGCCTGTCACGACAAAGGGGCGGTTGATCAGGATCGGCTGGGCCATCATGAAGTCGATCAGCTCATTGTCCGACCACTTGGGGTCATCGAGACCGAGCGCGTCATAGGGCGTGCCCTTGCGCCGCAGAGCGTCGCGCACGGAGAGCCCGCTCTCATTGATCAGCCGCACCAGATCCTCCCGCGCCGGCGGGGTCACCAGATATTCGATGACGCGCGGCTCCTCCCCGGCGGCGCGGATCATCGCAAGCGTGTTGCGCGAGGTGCCGCAGGCGGGGTTGTGATAGATCGTCGTCGCCATGAAGGCTCCTTGGTTGAGTGGGGGTCAGGATGCAGGCGATGTCCTGCGCAGTCGTTCTCCGGAACGGCGGTCATGCCGGTTCCTCCGCCGCCACGCTTGCCTTGCCCGGCTCCCCGGTCTCTGTCTCACACGCGGAGCACAACGCGGCGAGATCGCCGCAGATTTGCGGATGACCGCCACAGCAATCCTCGGTCAGGAACATCAAAAGCGCGCGTATCCGGGCGTAGTCGACCGCGTAGACGATATTGCGCCCGCGGCGCGTCGCGCCGAGCAAGCCGGAGCGCTCCAGTGTCGCGAGATGAAACGACATTCGCGTCGGCGGCACGTCCAGCCGCTCCGCGATCTCGCCCGACGGCAATCCCTCCGGCCCGGTCGTCACCAGCAGGCGAAAGGCCCTGAGGCGGTCGTCGTGGGCGAGCGCCGTGAGCGCGGATACGGCATGAGCATCGTTCATGCCACGATCCTACAAGGATATTTGGAGCGTTTCAATAAAAGATGCGGATTGGCGGCAGATATGAGCGTGGAGGACCGATCAGGGCACCTCCCGAGACCGCAGAGCCGGGCCAGCGGTTGCGCATCCCACGGCGATAGATCAAGCTCGGCCGAAAGCAACGGATCCGGGACAGTTCCATATAAGAAAAGTACGATCAGGCGCACAAACAAGAGTTGAAAAACTATAGTCCTGATTGGAACTGAACGCTTAAATGGAAACACATCAACGGAAAATGGCTGAGAAGAGAGCGCACGCGCTGCAGAACCAAGGGAACTGAAAGAGCTCTTCCGGAAGTTCGAGATTCCACCAGGATGCTGAAACGCGCCTCATTTAAGAGCAATATTGGAAATGAAACCGAAATTCATACTTGGCGTAGGGGCCCAGAGAGCCGGGACTACTTGGCTCCACAAAGCCCTGATGGCGCAAAGCAATGTCAATATGGGATTTACAAAGGAATACCATATCTGGGATGCGAAATTTAGTCTCCTGGGCCAAGAATTTCAATCCAAGCCAATCAAACCTGATAATTCTTCCGCAGCACTTCGCAGATTAATGCAGGCCGATCACGATATTTACGGCGCATATTTTAAGGGGCTCATTGATAACGATGTCAATGTGACGGGTGACATTACGCCATCTTATTCGTATCTGAGTTCTGAGGATTTCGGGCACATCAAGAATGTGCTCGAAAGGCACGGATTTGATGTCAAAGTAATATTTTTGCTACGCGAACCGGTAGAGAGGCTCTGGTCAGCTTTACGGCTGTCAAAGCGGATCGCAGAACACAAAAGTGAGACAATTTCTGACGATCAATTAACTGAAACGGTCCTGATCGCCGTCGATCATCCACAGCAAATCAGCCGATCCGATTATATTTCAACGATGAACAATCTGGAATCTGTCTTTGACACGCATCAGATACATTATTCTCTGTTCGAAAATCTGTTTACTGAGCGATCGGTTGAAAGACTTGAAGGTTTCTTGGAGATTGAATTGAGAGATATTGATCTTGATGAAAAAATCAATGCCTCCCCTCAGGTTGATCTCCCACCAGGCATTAGAGAAATCATCAAAACCAAATTTGTGGATCAGTACGTCGAATGCCAGAGACGGTTTCCGATTACAAATGTCTTATGGCCCAATTGCCCCTAGTTGCTTCGGATAGCCGTTAATGAGCGCGTAAAATGTCAGTCAGAAAAGCCGAAAGGCGTTTTCCGCGAGCTGTTACAAGAACGTATCCATAAAGCACACCCAAAGCGAAGCGTTCGCAGAGCCCGTTTGGAAAATCAGTTTGCCGGGCCTTCACGGCGGTGCGCCTCGTGATTCAAGCTCTGAATGTGGACAGAGCGAAGCCGTGGGCGAATGGCCGGGGTCGCCAACCAAACGTTATCCGTCGAATCTGACCAGCAAGGCGTGGGCGCACGTCGCGCCGTTGATGCCGGATGCAGAACGTGGGGGCGACCGCACGAGGTCGATTTCCGCAAGGTGATCAACGCGGTGCGTTAGCCGGTGTGCACCAGTTGCGGCAGGCGAATGCCGCCGATCCGCTTCAGTCCCCGGCAGACCGTCTGCGGCCGGATTCGTGAACTGGCCCGTCGCTTTCTGGTCAAGAGCATCGACGCCTCGTGCGCGACTACGAGAAGCGCATCGACGGCACGCGCCATGGTCCTGCTCGCCATGGGCTGCCCGTTCGGGCATGCCGAAAAGCCCCCTACTCCAGTGTCTCTCCCGTAACCAGAATTGACGCCGCTTCGGCGCCCTTCGGGCCCATCATGCCGGCGACCTTGTCCATCGACGCGAGGATCGCGGCCTGCTCCTCCGGCGGCAATGCCGCAAATTGCTTGCGGAATTCGTCATGCAGCATCGGCGGCGCGGAGCGCAGCACCCTCTCCCCTCCGGCGTCAGCCGCGTGTGCACGATGCGCCGGTCGATCGGCGAGCGATGCCGCACCACAAGCCCCCTCTCCTCGAGCTTGTCGAGAATGATGACCACGGTCGGCGCCGAGAGATCGGCATGCTGCGACAGCGCCTTGGTGGTGACCTTGCCGAGATCCCGGGCCGCCTGCAGCACCACGATCTGCGGGATCGTCAGACCCACGGCACGCGCCACCTCGCGCGAGCGCAGATCGATCGCCCGGACAATCCGGCGGATCGCCTTGAAGAGTTTCGCTGCGTCGTCTTTGGATGTCATGCTGTGCCGGTATCGTCTGGTTTCGAGGGTCATTGACGTTCGCAGAGCGCTGACTTGCGCCAGGGGCCGCTTTGCGTTGACACTGTCGGATGAGGCATTTCGCCATCCGGATGTCCGCGCGCCGCGCATCGAACCGGCCCAGGTAGTTATTTGAACTCTAATCGATATGACCCTAACTATATGGCGTCAAATCAATTCGAAAGCGGGGGTGCGCGGCCCAGATGTGCGGAATTTGCGGTGAGATCAATTTCAACGGCGCCATGGCGTCCGCGGCGGCCATCGAGCGGATGGCGGATTGCATGGCGCCACGCGGGCCGAACGGCGCGGGCATCGTCATCCGCGGCAACGCGGGCTTCGGCCACCGCCGGCTGAAAATCATCGATCTCACGGAAAAGGCCGCCCAGCCGTTCGTCGACACGGCGCTGGGGCTTACGATCGCCTTCAACGGCTGCATCTACAACTACCAGGAACTGCGCGCCGAGCTCACGGCCCTGGGGCACACATTCGCCTCGCATGGCGACACCGAGGTGATCCTCAAGGCCTGGTCGCAATGGGGACCGGACGCCGTCGAAAAGCTCCAGGGCATGTTCGCCTTCGCCATCCACGACCGCGACAGCGGCCGGCTCGCGCTGGTGCGCGACCGGTTCGGCATCAAGCCGCTGTATCTCAGCCAGTCAGGCCGCCGCCTGCGCTTCGCCTCCACCCTGCCCGCGCTGCTGAAGGCCGGCGACGTCGACACATCGATCGACCCCATAGCGCTGCACCACTACATGAGCTGGCACGCAGTGGTGCCCGCGCCGCATACCATCCTCAAGGGCGTGCGCAAGCTTCCCGCCGCCACCATCCGCATCTTCCAGCCGGACGGATCCTCCTCGGACACCACCTACTGGCGTCCCGATTTCTCGAAATCCCAGGCAGACCTCAGCTTGAGCGCCGAGGACTGGCGCGACCGGGTGCTCGATGCCCTGCGCCTGGCGGTCAAGCGCCGCATGGTCGCCGACGTGCCCGTGGGCGTGCTGTTGTCGGGCGGTGTGGATTCAAGCCTCATCGTCGGACTGCTGGCGGAAGAAGGCCAGTCGGGCCTGACCACCTTCTCCATCGGCTTCGAGGAAGCCAACGGCGAGAAGGGCGACGAGTTTCAGTATTCCGATCTGATCGCCGATCACTACGGCACCAGGCACAACAAGATCTTCATCCCCTCCGCCGAGATGATGGAGAACCTGCCCTCGGCCATCGCCGCCATGTCCGAGCCGATGGTCTCCTACGACAACATCGGCTTCTACCTGCTCTCGCGCGAGGTCTCTAAGCACATCAAGGTGGTCCAGTCCGGCCAGGGCGCCGACGAGGTGTTCGGCGGCTATCACTGGTATCCGCCGCTGATCAATTCCAACGATCCCGTGGGCGACTATGCGGACGCCTTCTTCGACCGCACCCATGCCCAATTGAGCCGGCATGTCGCGCCGGAGTATCTCGCCGATCACGACGCCAGCCGCGCCTTCGTGGAGGCGCATTTCAACAGGCCCGGCGCGGATGATCCGGTC is a genomic window containing:
- a CDS encoding metalloregulator ArsR/SmtB family transcription factor: MNDAHAVSALTALAHDDRLRAFRLLVTTGPEGLPSGEIAERLDVPPTRMSFHLATLERSGLLGATRRGRNIVYAVDYARIRALLMFLTEDCCGGHPQICGDLAALCSACETETGEPGKASVAAEEPA
- a CDS encoding sulfotransferase, which translates into the protein MKPKFILGVGAQRAGTTWLHKALMAQSNVNMGFTKEYHIWDAKFSLLGQEFQSKPIKPDNSSAALRRLMQADHDIYGAYFKGLIDNDVNVTGDITPSYSYLSSEDFGHIKNVLERHGFDVKVIFLLREPVERLWSALRLSKRIAEHKSETISDDQLTETVLIAVDHPQQISRSDYISTMNNLESVFDTHQIHYSLFENLFTERSVERLEGFLEIELRDIDLDEKINASPQVDLPPGIREIIKTKFVDQYVECQRRFPITNVLWPNCP
- a CDS encoding MarR family transcriptional regulator produces the protein MTSKDDAAKLFKAIRRIVRAIDLRSREVARAVGLTIPQIVVLQAARDLGKVTTKALSQHADLSAPTVVIILDKLEERGLVVRHRSPIDRRIVHTRLTPEGRGCCAPRRRCCMTNSASNLRHCRRRSRPRSSRRWTRSPA